From one Leifsonia soli genomic stretch:
- a CDS encoding RelA/SpoT family protein, with protein sequence MVDTTTSQSASLRRLVPRIFSRAQPSGGAVETLMRTVRMHHPKADLSLIERAYSVAERAHRGQKRRSGEPYITHPVAVAQIIADLGIGAKTIAAALLHDTVEDTEFTLDELRDQFGDEIAMLVDGVTKLDKVKYGDSAQAETVRKMIVAMSKDIRVLIIKLADRLHNARTWGFVPAASATRKATETLEIYAPLAHRLGIQAIKWELEDLSFAVLYPKLYAEIESLVKQRTPERERLVQQVIDAINDDLKSAKIRGKVVGRPKQYYSIYQKMVVRGREFDDIYDLVGIRVLVNTVRDCYAVLGQIHARWTPMPGRFKDYIATPKFNLYQSLHTTVIGPQGRPVEIQIRTEEMHQRAEFGVAAHWKYKEQTTGKSSGGPAKVDTDLAWLAHISDWQAETADPSEFLDSLRFEIGAKEVYVFTPKGRVIGLPAGATPVDFAYAVHTEVGHRTMGAKVNGRLVPLESSLNTGDVVEIFTSKNPDSGPSQDWLNFVKSPRARNKIRQWFTKERRDEAIEQGKDAIARAMRKQNLPLQKLMTQDALVEVASSLKYPDVSALYAAVGEGHVSTQSVIEKIVASLQTEVESDGELEIPVKGRRQLRNSDSGVLVRGAPDILVKLAKCCTPVPGDPIVGFITRGQGVSVHQANCHNVQSLLQEPDRMIEVEWAPSSKSVFLVQIQVEALDRSGLLSDVTRVLSEHHVNILSATVTTSSDRLALSRFVFEMGDTTHLDRVLNAVRRIDAVYDVYRVSGG encoded by the coding sequence ATGGTTGACACGACGACATCGCAGAGCGCTTCCCTGCGCCGTCTGGTGCCGCGCATCTTCTCTCGCGCGCAGCCGTCCGGAGGCGCCGTCGAGACCCTGATGCGCACGGTGCGCATGCACCACCCGAAGGCCGACCTCTCGCTCATCGAGCGCGCCTACTCGGTCGCCGAGCGGGCGCACCGCGGGCAGAAGCGGCGGTCGGGCGAGCCGTACATCACGCATCCGGTGGCCGTCGCGCAGATCATCGCGGACCTGGGCATCGGAGCCAAGACGATCGCCGCCGCACTCCTGCACGACACGGTCGAGGACACCGAGTTCACGCTCGACGAGCTGCGCGACCAGTTCGGCGACGAGATCGCGATGCTGGTCGACGGCGTGACGAAGCTCGACAAGGTCAAGTACGGCGACAGTGCGCAGGCCGAGACGGTCCGCAAGATGATCGTGGCGATGTCGAAGGACATCCGCGTGCTGATCATCAAGCTCGCCGACCGCCTGCACAACGCGCGCACCTGGGGGTTCGTGCCCGCCGCGTCCGCGACGCGCAAGGCGACCGAGACCCTGGAGATCTACGCGCCGCTCGCGCACCGCCTCGGCATCCAGGCGATCAAGTGGGAGCTCGAGGACCTCTCGTTCGCGGTGCTCTACCCCAAGCTGTATGCGGAGATCGAGAGTCTCGTGAAGCAGCGCACGCCGGAGCGCGAGCGGTTGGTGCAGCAGGTCATCGACGCGATCAACGACGACCTGAAGTCGGCGAAGATCCGCGGCAAGGTCGTCGGGCGTCCGAAGCAGTACTACTCGATCTACCAGAAGATGGTCGTGCGCGGCCGCGAGTTCGACGACATCTACGACCTCGTCGGCATCCGCGTGCTCGTCAACACGGTGCGCGACTGTTACGCCGTGCTCGGTCAGATCCACGCGCGCTGGACCCCGATGCCCGGCCGCTTCAAGGACTACATCGCGACGCCGAAGTTCAACCTCTACCAGTCGCTGCACACGACCGTGATCGGCCCGCAGGGCCGCCCGGTCGAGATCCAGATCCGCACGGAGGAGATGCACCAGCGGGCCGAGTTCGGTGTCGCGGCGCACTGGAAGTACAAGGAGCAGACGACCGGGAAGAGCTCGGGCGGACCGGCGAAGGTGGACACCGACCTGGCGTGGCTCGCCCATATCTCCGACTGGCAGGCGGAGACGGCAGACCCGAGCGAGTTCCTCGACTCGCTCCGCTTCGAGATCGGCGCGAAGGAGGTCTACGTCTTCACCCCGAAGGGGCGGGTGATCGGCCTCCCGGCCGGTGCGACGCCGGTCGACTTCGCGTACGCGGTGCACACCGAGGTCGGCCACCGCACGATGGGCGCCAAGGTGAACGGCCGCCTCGTCCCGCTGGAGAGCAGCCTGAACACGGGTGACGTCGTCGAGATCTTCACCTCGAAGAATCCGGACTCCGGCCCCAGCCAGGACTGGCTCAACTTCGTCAAGAGCCCCCGCGCGCGCAACAAGATCCGCCAGTGGTTCACCAAGGAGCGCCGCGACGAGGCGATCGAGCAGGGCAAGGATGCGATCGCGCGGGCGATGCGCAAGCAGAACCTGCCGCTGCAGAAGCTGATGACGCAGGACGCCCTGGTGGAGGTCGCGTCCTCGCTCAAGTACCCGGACGTCTCGGCCCTCTACGCGGCCGTCGGTGAAGGGCACGTCTCCACCCAGTCCGTCATCGAGAAGATCGTGGCGTCGCTGCAGACCGAGGTCGAGTCGGACGGCGAACTCGAGATCCCCGTCAAGGGCCGCCGTCAGCTGCGCAACAGCGACTCCGGTGTCCTGGTTCGCGGTGCTCCCGACATCCTCGTGAAGCTGGCCAAGTGCTGCACCCCGGTGCCGGGCGACCCGATCGTCGGGTTCATCACCCGCGGTCAGGGCGTCTCGGTGCACCAGGCGAACTGCCATAACGTGCAGTCGCTGCTGCAAGAGCCCGATCGCATGATCGAGGTCGAGTGGGCTCCCAGCTCCAAGAGCGTCTTCCTGGTGCAGATCCAGGTCGAGGCCCTCGACCGCTCCGGCCTGCTCAGCGACGTCACACGCGTGCTGTCCGAGCATCACGTCAACATCCTCTCCGCCACGGTCACCACCTCCAGCGACCGACTGGCCCTCAGCCGATTCGTCTTCGAGATGGGGGACACCACCCACCTCGACCGGGTGCTCAACGCGGTGCGCCGTATCGACGCCGTCTACGACGTCTACCGCGTCAGCGGCGGCTGA